A stretch of the Rosa rugosa chromosome 5, drRosRugo1.1, whole genome shotgun sequence genome encodes the following:
- the LOC133711811 gene encoding uncharacterized protein LOC133711811 has protein sequence MSRRVPLETQDCVLCANAVETTIHLCRDCPFTKLVLQNNGVVAQTCFSPEALGSDLVGWLKICVQSLSQTNLGELFYLLWGVWKERNSRVWDEKSCQLWDVFLKTSTRLRDFHFHNQPSVKLNSRSRLERWKAPAFGLYKINVDGSFNHVTRKGSCGFLVRDSIGTMIAAGGKPLFGLLSAEHAEAMACGFAFGVALEQNLVPAIVETDSLLVQQQLCRSEDSNWW, from the coding sequence ATGTCTAGAAGAGTGCCATTAGAAACACAGGACTGTGTACTTTGTGCGAATGCAGTTGAGACTACCATTCATCTATGCAGAGATTGCCCTTTTACAAAGTTGGTATTACAGAATAATGGGGTGGTGGCTCAAACTTGCTTTAGCCCTGAAGCTTTGGGTAGTGACTTAGTAGGATGGTTGAAGATCTGTGTTCAGAGTTTGTCGCAGACTAATCTGGGGGAGTTGTTTTACTTGTTGTGGGGAGTTTGGAAAGAACGCAATAGCAGGGTTTGGGATGAGAAAAGTTGTCAGCTTTGGGATGTGTTTCTCAAGACTTCTACAAGGTTGCGGGACTTTCATTTTCACAATCAACCTTCTGTGAAACTAAATAGCAGATCACGATTAGAGCGATGGAAAGCCCCAGCTTTTGGGTTGTATAAGATTAATGTGGATGGTAGTTTTAACCATGTCACAAGAAAGGGTAGTTGTGGTTTTTTGGTAAGGGATAGCATTGGTACAATGATTGCAGCAGGAGGGAAGCCTTTGTTTGGGTTGCTATCGGCAGAACATGCTGAAGCAATGGCTTGTGGATTTGCTTTTGGTGTTGCGTTGGAACAAAATTTGGTGCCAGCAATAGTGGAAACTGATTCTCTTCTTGTACAGCAACAACTATGCAGGAGTGAAGATAGTAACTGGTGGTAG